A genomic window from Companilactobacillus alimentarius DSM 20249 includes:
- the hpt gene encoding hypoxanthine phosphoribosyltransferase — MNSDIEKVLVSEKEIDKTIQRLGKELTKEYQDKNPLFVCVLRGAAMFMMDLVKSLDFKMEYDFMDVSSYGGENTVTTGDVRIIKDLDTSVRGRDVVIVEDIIDTGYTLDRLVELFESRHANSIKLVSFLDKPARRVKHVDVDYIGVQIPDEFVVGYGMDYDEHYRNLPYVGILKPDIYSTK; from the coding sequence ATGAATTCAGATATTGAAAAAGTTTTGGTCTCTGAAAAAGAAATTGACAAAACTATTCAACGTTTAGGAAAAGAACTAACAAAAGAGTATCAGGACAAGAATCCACTATTTGTCTGTGTTTTACGTGGTGCAGCAATGTTTATGATGGATTTAGTTAAAAGTCTAGATTTTAAAATGGAATATGACTTTATGGATGTTTCAAGTTATGGCGGGGAAAATACTGTCACAACTGGTGATGTTCGAATAATTAAAGATCTAGATACTTCTGTACGTGGTCGTGATGTCGTTATTGTTGAAGACATCATTGATACTGGGTACACTTTGGATCGTTTGGTGGAATTATTTGAATCACGACATGCAAACTCAATTAAGTTAGTTTCGTTCTTGGACAAACCGGCTCGACGCGTTAAGCACGTTGATGTTGACTATATTGGTGTTCAAATACCAGACGAGTTTGTTGTTGGTTATGGGATGGATTATGATGAACATTATCGTAATTTACCTTATGTTGGTATATTAAAACCAGACATATATAGTACAAAATAA
- the ftsH gene encoding ATP-dependent zinc metalloprotease FtsH: MKNNRNRLINNSLFYILLFVVLVLAASWFAGGQSSDQTKTLSQDQFITQLKQGKVKNFKLEPIGGAYQVTGEYKKAQKAKTTRSVSLFSRAQSSTSSEVTSFSSTVLPNNDTLKRINNAAMAEGVKTTAAPKSQSGQWISLILTVIVPFALFFFIIFAMMGRGGQGGGANRVMNFGKSKVKPEDPKKNKVRFSDVAGAEEEKQELVEVVEFLKDPRKYVSLGARIPAGVLLEGPPGTGKTLLAKAVAGEAKVPFYSISGSDFVEMFVGVGASRVRDLFENAKKDAPSIIFIDEIDAVGRQRGSGTGGGGNDEREQTLNQLLIELDGFTGNEGVIVMAATNRSDVLDPALLRPGRFDRKILVGRPDVKGREAILKVHARNKPFTDDVDLHAIAQQTPGFAGADLENLLNEAALVAARRGKQKIDSTDLDEAEDRVIAGPAKKNRVIPQEERHTVAYHEAGHALIGLVLSDSRVVRKVTIVPRGRAGGYAIMLPKDDQNLATKKELNEQITGLLGGRTAEEIIVGQPSSGASNDFEQATQIARTMVTEYGMTDRLGTVQLEKNGQPFSGGNYRQLPSYSEDTAKLIDQEVKRIIDEDHERAREIIETHRKQHKIIAEALLKYETLDEKEILSLYNTGKMPANDANQEFPSESAATFEQAKKAAEAKDAEKQKTEGTSNDDSENKSDKSNDENLDETVYPSEKDATKTSDENSTTDETKSEDTTSTPDENKSSNQSDDSSDNKDNND; encoded by the coding sequence ATGAAAAATAATCGAAATAGGTTAATTAATAATAGCCTGTTTTACATCTTGCTCTTTGTTGTTTTGGTTCTTGCAGCAAGTTGGTTTGCTGGTGGTCAGTCCTCAGACCAAACAAAGACATTAAGCCAAGACCAATTCATCACACAATTAAAGCAAGGCAAAGTGAAGAATTTCAAATTAGAACCTATTGGGGGAGCTTATCAAGTAACTGGTGAATACAAGAAAGCTCAAAAAGCTAAAACTACACGTTCAGTGTCACTATTTAGCCGTGCTCAATCAAGTACTTCTAGTGAAGTAACTTCATTTAGCTCAACTGTTTTGCCTAACAATGATACGTTAAAGAGAATAAATAACGCCGCTATGGCTGAGGGAGTTAAGACTACTGCTGCTCCCAAGTCACAATCAGGTCAATGGATCTCATTAATCTTAACGGTTATTGTTCCCTTTGCATTGTTCTTCTTTATAATCTTTGCAATGATGGGCCGTGGAGGCCAAGGTGGTGGCGCAAATCGTGTCATGAACTTTGGTAAATCCAAGGTCAAACCAGAGGATCCTAAGAAAAATAAAGTTAGATTCTCTGATGTTGCTGGTGCTGAAGAAGAGAAACAAGAACTTGTTGAAGTTGTTGAATTCTTAAAAGATCCTAGGAAATATGTTTCCTTAGGTGCCAGAATACCGGCAGGTGTCTTACTTGAGGGTCCTCCCGGGACTGGTAAAACTTTACTAGCTAAGGCTGTTGCTGGTGAAGCTAAGGTTCCATTTTATTCTATCTCTGGTTCAGATTTCGTTGAAATGTTCGTTGGTGTTGGTGCATCACGTGTTCGTGACTTGTTCGAAAATGCAAAAAAAGATGCTCCATCAATCATCTTTATTGATGAAATTGATGCCGTTGGACGTCAACGTGGTTCTGGTACCGGTGGCGGTGGTAACGATGAACGTGAACAAACTCTTAACCAGTTATTGATTGAATTGGATGGATTTACTGGTAATGAGGGTGTCATCGTTATGGCTGCTACTAACCGTTCTGATGTGCTTGATCCGGCTTTACTACGTCCAGGTCGTTTTGACAGAAAGATTCTTGTCGGTCGTCCAGATGTTAAGGGTCGTGAAGCAATCTTGAAAGTTCATGCTAGAAATAAACCATTTACAGATGATGTTGACTTACATGCTATTGCTCAACAAACTCCAGGCTTTGCTGGTGCTGATCTAGAAAACTTGCTTAACGAAGCTGCCTTGGTTGCTGCTCGTCGTGGCAAGCAAAAGATTGATTCAACAGATCTTGATGAAGCTGAAGATCGTGTTATTGCTGGTCCTGCTAAGAAGAATCGTGTTATTCCACAAGAAGAACGTCACACGGTTGCTTATCACGAAGCTGGACATGCTCTGATTGGTTTAGTTTTAAGTGATTCTCGTGTCGTTAGAAAAGTTACGATTGTTCCTCGTGGTCGTGCTGGTGGTTATGCCATCATGCTTCCTAAGGATGATCAAAACCTTGCAACTAAGAAAGAATTGAATGAACAAATTACTGGTTTGCTTGGTGGACGTACAGCAGAAGAAATTATCGTTGGACAACCTTCATCCGGTGCCTCGAATGACTTTGAGCAGGCTACTCAAATTGCTCGTACTATGGTTACTGAATATGGTATGACTGATCGTTTAGGAACAGTTCAACTTGAAAAGAATGGTCAACCATTTAGTGGCGGTAATTATCGTCAATTACCTTCTTATTCAGAAGATACAGCTAAATTAATTGATCAAGAAGTTAAACGAATTATTGATGAAGATCACGAACGTGCCCGAGAAATTATTGAGACACATCGTAAACAGCATAAGATTATTGCTGAGGCTCTATTGAAGTACGAAACACTTGATGAAAAGGAAATCTTGAGCTTGTACAATACAGGTAAGATGCCTGCCAATGATGCAAACCAAGAATTTCCAAGTGAAAGTGCTGCAACCTTTGAACAAGCAAAAAAGGCTGCTGAAGCAAAGGATGCTGAAAAGCAAAAGACAGAAGGAACATCGAATGATGATTCTGAGAATAAGTCTGACAAGTCAAATGATGAGAATCTTGATGAGACAGTTTATCCTTCAGAAAAAGACGCAACTAAGACATCTGATGAAAATAGTACGACTGACGAAACTAAGTCAGAAGATACTACTTCGACACCAGATGAAAACAAGTCGTCAAATCAATCTGATGATTCATCTGATAACAAAGATAATAATGATTAA
- the hslO gene encoding Hsp33 family molecular chaperone HslO, whose translation MSDNLTKAVSKDGKFRVYVVNATQTVQEAQKRHDTWRNSSAALGRTMIGSILVATSTLKEDELLTTRIQGGGPVGAIVVDADAKGNTKGYITNPHVSLKAREDGHIDVKSAVGDKGTLSITKDLHLKEPFTGEVPLVSGEIGMDFAYYMAKSEQIPSAIGVSVFVEPNEQVGAAGGFLVQTMPGATDKDISKIEANLKIVPNLSTLLNEGLTNEEILDKIMNGLDMKVLDNMPVQFKCDCSKERFSKSLGTLATKDLQSMIDENHGAEAVCKFCNNKYEFSEADLKKIIAEKN comes from the coding sequence ATGAGCGATAATTTAACCAAAGCAGTTTCTAAAGATGGAAAGTTTAGAGTCTATGTTGTTAACGCAACTCAAACAGTTCAAGAAGCTCAAAAAAGACATGATACTTGGAGAAACTCCAGTGCTGCTCTAGGTAGGACAATGATTGGATCAATTTTAGTTGCCACATCGACTCTAAAAGAAGATGAGCTTCTAACGACTCGTATTCAAGGTGGTGGTCCCGTTGGTGCCATCGTAGTTGATGCGGATGCTAAAGGAAATACCAAGGGATATATTACTAATCCTCATGTTAGTTTGAAAGCTCGTGAAGATGGGCACATTGATGTTAAGTCAGCTGTCGGTGATAAGGGTACTTTGAGTATCACTAAGGATTTGCATTTAAAAGAACCGTTTACCGGTGAGGTTCCTTTGGTATCTGGTGAGATTGGAATGGATTTCGCCTACTATATGGCTAAGTCTGAGCAAATTCCGTCAGCTATCGGTGTTTCAGTTTTTGTGGAACCAAATGAACAAGTTGGTGCTGCCGGAGGTTTTCTGGTTCAAACAATGCCAGGAGCAACTGATAAAGATATTAGTAAAATTGAGGCTAATTTAAAAATTGTTCCGAACTTGTCGACACTTCTAAACGAAGGTTTAACCAATGAAGAAATTTTGGACAAGATTATGAACGGCTTGGACATGAAAGTGCTTGATAATATGCCAGTTCAATTTAAGTGCGATTGTTCTAAAGAAAGATTCTCTAAATCGTTAGGAACATTAGCAACTAAAGATCTTCAATCCATGATTGATGAAAATCATGGAGCCGAGGCAGTTTGTAAGTTCTGTAACAATAAATATGAATTTAGTGAAGCCGATTTGAAAAAAATCATTGCCGAAAAAAACTAG
- the dusB gene encoding tRNA dihydrouridine synthase DusB codes for MEWKIGNVTIPNQIVVAPMAGITNSAFRVTAREFGAGLVVCEMISDQGIKYHNEKTLGMMFVDPKEHPVSIQIFGGSIESLVQAAKYVDTNTGADIIDINMGCPVKKVTKTGAGSYWLRDPDQLYKAVKSVSSAIKKPLTVKMRTGWDDDHILAVENALAAQEGGACAIAMHGRTKAQMYKGHANWDILHEVAQNVSIPFVGNGDIKTPQDAKMMIEDVGADAAMVGRAVLGNLWRLNAMNHYLETGELLPEPSVAEKINIAKLQLQRLVDLKGEHVGVPEFRQQAAYYLRGIPHAVRTRAKVMEEDTLSEVFDTLDQFVESYEKREARSSKIS; via the coding sequence ATGGAATGGAAAATCGGCAATGTGACAATTCCTAATCAGATTGTTGTAGCCCCAATGGCTGGTATTACTAATTCAGCTTTTAGAGTTACTGCTCGTGAGTTTGGGGCTGGATTAGTTGTCTGCGAGATGATCAGTGATCAAGGCATTAAATACCATAATGAGAAAACATTAGGTATGATGTTTGTCGATCCTAAAGAACATCCAGTAAGCATTCAGATCTTCGGCGGTTCAATCGAATCGTTAGTTCAAGCTGCAAAATATGTTGATACAAATACTGGTGCTGATATTATTGATATTAATATGGGTTGTCCAGTAAAAAAGGTAACTAAGACTGGTGCCGGTTCTTATTGGTTAAGAGACCCTGATCAATTATATAAGGCAGTTAAATCTGTTAGTTCGGCGATAAAAAAGCCGCTAACTGTAAAAATGAGGACTGGCTGGGATGATGATCATATCTTAGCTGTTGAGAATGCTCTAGCCGCCCAAGAAGGTGGAGCTTGCGCAATTGCGATGCATGGTCGCACTAAGGCTCAGATGTATAAAGGACATGCTAACTGGGATATTTTACATGAAGTGGCCCAAAATGTTTCGATTCCTTTTGTGGGAAATGGTGACATAAAAACGCCTCAGGACGCTAAAATGATGATTGAAGATGTTGGCGCTGATGCAGCAATGGTTGGTCGAGCTGTTCTAGGTAATTTGTGGCGTTTGAATGCGATGAATCATTATTTAGAAACTGGAGAATTGCTTCCTGAACCAAGTGTTGCAGAAAAAATTAATATAGCTAAACTTCAACTCCAACGTCTGGTAGACTTAAAAGGTGAGCATGTTGGTGTTCCAGAATTTCGTCAACAGGCAGCATATTATCTAAGGGGAATTCCCCACGCTGTCAGGACACGTGCTAAAGTGATGGAAGAAGATACATTATCTGAAGTGTTTGACACATTAGATCAATTTGTTGAAAGTTACGAAAAACGAGAAGCGAGATCTTCAAAAATTTCGTAG
- the lysS gene encoding lysine--tRNA ligase codes for MNDQLRVRREKLQELYDEGVDPFGSRFERTALAQEIHDKYGDENKEVLEEQDLPVVIAGRMMSKRGKGKVGFADIRDRSGKIQIYVRKDVVGEENYHIFKRSDIGDHLGIHGEIMKTDMGELTVKATHVTMLSKSLRPLPDKFHGLTNVEQIYRQRYLDLIANQDSFDRFKKRTKIISAIREYLDGEGFMSVETPVLNTQAGGASARPFITHHNALDMQMYLRIALELPLKRLIVGGFERVYEIGRAFRNEGLDTQHNPEYTSLETYAAYWDMTDVMKEVEGLFRHAAQKANGTQKVTYQGEEIDLSKPFKRIKMVDAIKEQTGIDFSQDMDLEQARKLADEKGVHYEDFWGVGHIIAEFFEEFVEDTLKEPTFVYEYPLEVSPLAKKNKENPTFTDRFEVYILGHEFGNAFTELNDPIDQKQRFEAQAAEREKGNDEAEHIDNDFVEAMEYGMPPTGGLGIGVDRLVMLLTDAPSIRDVILFPTMRPEDNADNEE; via the coding sequence ATGAATGATCAACTAAGGGTCAGACGTGAAAAGCTTCAAGAACTTTATGATGAAGGTGTCGATCCATTCGGCTCCAGATTTGAAAGAACGGCTCTAGCCCAAGAAATTCATGACAAGTATGGTGACGAGAACAAAGAAGTCCTTGAAGAACAGGATTTACCAGTCGTTATTGCTGGCCGTATGATGTCTAAACGTGGTAAAGGTAAAGTTGGTTTTGCCGATATCCGTGATAGAAGTGGCAAGATTCAAATTTATGTACGTAAAGACGTTGTTGGTGAGGAAAATTATCATATCTTCAAACGTTCTGATATTGGTGATCACCTAGGTATTCATGGTGAAATTATGAAAACTGATATGGGTGAGTTGACTGTTAAAGCTACTCACGTCACAATGCTTTCTAAGTCATTGCGTCCATTGCCGGATAAATTCCACGGTTTGACTAATGTTGAACAGATTTATCGTCAAAGATATTTGGACTTAATTGCTAATCAAGATAGTTTTGACCGCTTTAAGAAGCGTACTAAAATTATCTCAGCTATTCGTGAATATTTGGATGGCGAAGGTTTCATGTCAGTTGAAACTCCTGTCTTGAATACTCAAGCTGGTGGTGCTAGTGCTAGACCATTTATCACACACCACAATGCTTTGGATATGCAAATGTACCTTCGTATTGCGCTTGAATTGCCGCTTAAGCGATTGATTGTTGGTGGTTTTGAGCGAGTTTATGAAATTGGTCGAGCTTTCCGTAATGAAGGATTGGATACACAACATAATCCTGAATATACTTCATTGGAAACATACGCAGCTTATTGGGATATGACAGATGTTATGAAAGAAGTCGAAGGACTTTTCAGACATGCTGCTCAAAAAGCCAATGGTACGCAAAAGGTAACTTATCAAGGTGAAGAAATTGATTTAAGCAAGCCTTTTAAACGTATTAAGATGGTCGATGCTATTAAAGAACAAACTGGTATCGACTTCAGTCAAGATATGGATCTTGAACAGGCTAGAAAACTAGCTGATGAAAAAGGTGTTCATTACGAAGACTTCTGGGGTGTTGGTCACATTATCGCTGAATTTTTCGAAGAATTCGTTGAAGATACTCTTAAAGAACCTACTTTTGTTTATGAGTATCCTCTTGAAGTTTCTCCATTAGCTAAGAAGAATAAGGAGAACCCAACTTTCACCGATCGTTTCGAAGTTTATATTTTAGGTCATGAGTTTGGTAATGCCTTTACTGAATTAAATGATCCTATTGATCAGAAACAACGTTTCGAAGCCCAAGCTGCTGAGCGTGAAAAGGGTAATGATGAAGCTGAACATATTGATAACGACTTTGTCGAAGCTATGGAATATGGTATGCCACCAACAGGTGGACTAGGAATTGGTGTTGATCGTTTAGTAATGCTATTAACAGATGCACCATCAATTCGTGATGTTATTCTGTTCCCAACCATGAGACCAGAGGATAATGCAGATAATGAAGAATAA
- a CDS encoding ATP-dependent Clp protease ATP-binding subunit encodes MDKVFTESAKNALVLAQEQAKAFHHNAVGTEHILLGLVMENDGIAGITLRDLAVSDQDVEEEIEHLTGYGDVSSNTAKGIYLPYSPKGQLILSNAEEDSNVYKANRIGTEHILLAILDDADNLANRILVNLGLSLAKTKSLLLSKMGMSNKAARRGFAANLTNKQKSQQAQGTPTLDSLARDLTNLARENQIDPVIGRKKEVDRTIQILSRRTKNNPVLVGEPGVGKTAIAEGLAIAIIKKEVPLDMQGKRIMMLDMGSLVAGTKYRGEFEDRLKKIIKEIYEDKHVILFIDELHTLIGAGGAEGAIDASNILKPALARGELQLIGATTSNEYQKYIEKDTALERRFAKVYVEEPSAEDSVQILKGLRPRYEQHHNLTISDEAVEEAVRLSTRYLTNRFLPDKAIDLMDEASAKVRIHNVSKNNKLEELTDQSMKLMDDKNNAILDQDFEKAAKLREEQQNLQAKITKLENKKSTQKKPVVGADDIAEVIAEWTGVPVKQITRKESEKLLNLESELHKRVIGQDNAINAVSRAIRRARSGMKDPNRPIGSFMFLGPTGVGKTELAKSIAEVMFGSEDNLIRVDMSEYMEQYSTSKLIGSAPGYVGFDDGGQLTEKVRNEPYSVVLLDEVEKAHPDVFNILLQVLDDGILTDAKGRKVDFRNTIIIMTSNLGARSLEEDKSVGFGAKDVHDDFKEMQERINAELKRFFRPEFLNRIDETIVFKSLNKEQLKDIAKIMSNNLRKRLAEREIKLVITPTAYSDLVKDGYNPEYGARPMRRTIQREIEDPVSEQLLMGHVKAKDSIKVGSKKGKLTVTVESPKDKKVLTNQK; translated from the coding sequence ATGGACAAAGTATTTACCGAAAGCGCCAAAAATGCACTTGTTTTAGCTCAAGAGCAAGCCAAGGCATTTCACCATAATGCCGTTGGTACCGAACATATTTTACTTGGGTTAGTAATGGAAAATGATGGTATTGCCGGTATTACTTTGAGAGATCTAGCTGTAAGTGATCAAGATGTTGAAGAGGAGATTGAACATCTGACAGGTTATGGAGATGTCTCATCTAATACTGCTAAGGGAATTTATTTGCCTTATTCTCCTAAGGGACAATTGATTTTAAGCAATGCAGAGGAAGATTCTAACGTTTACAAAGCCAATCGTATTGGTACCGAACACATTTTGTTGGCAATTCTTGATGATGCTGATAATTTAGCTAATCGAATTTTGGTTAACTTAGGATTGAGTCTAGCTAAGACTAAGTCGTTGTTATTAAGCAAAATGGGAATGTCAAACAAAGCTGCGCGTCGTGGTTTTGCAGCCAATTTAACTAATAAGCAAAAGAGTCAACAAGCTCAGGGTACACCTACTTTGGATTCATTGGCTCGTGACTTAACTAATTTGGCCCGTGAAAATCAAATTGATCCAGTGATCGGACGTAAAAAAGAAGTTGATCGAACGATTCAAATCTTGAGTCGTCGGACTAAAAATAATCCTGTTCTAGTGGGTGAACCTGGTGTTGGTAAAACTGCTATTGCTGAAGGATTAGCCATTGCTATTATTAAAAAAGAAGTTCCACTAGACATGCAGGGCAAACGGATTATGATGCTCGATATGGGTTCGCTTGTTGCGGGTACTAAGTATCGTGGTGAATTTGAAGATCGTTTAAAGAAAATTATCAAAGAAATTTATGAAGATAAACATGTCATTCTCTTTATTGATGAATTGCATACATTGATTGGAGCCGGTGGTGCTGAAGGAGCAATTGATGCTTCAAATATCTTGAAACCCGCTTTAGCACGTGGTGAATTGCAATTGATTGGTGCAACAACTTCTAATGAATATCAAAAATATATTGAAAAAGACACAGCCTTAGAACGTCGTTTTGCTAAAGTTTACGTTGAAGAACCTAGTGCTGAAGACTCAGTTCAAATTTTGAAGGGTCTACGTCCTAGATATGAACAACATCACAATTTAACAATTTCTGATGAGGCTGTTGAGGAAGCAGTTCGTCTTTCCACTCGTTATCTGACTAATCGTTTCCTTCCTGATAAGGCTATTGATTTGATGGATGAGGCTTCAGCTAAAGTTAGAATTCATAATGTATCAAAGAATAATAAGCTTGAAGAATTAACTGACCAATCCATGAAATTAATGGATGATAAGAATAATGCTATTCTTGATCAAGATTTTGAAAAAGCAGCTAAGCTTCGTGAAGAACAACAAAATCTACAAGCTAAAATTACTAAATTAGAGAATAAAAAATCCACACAAAAGAAACCAGTTGTTGGTGCTGACGATATTGCGGAAGTTATCGCCGAATGGACTGGTGTTCCAGTTAAACAGATCACACGTAAGGAAAGCGAAAAATTGCTTAACCTTGAAAGTGAATTGCATAAACGCGTTATTGGACAGGACAATGCAATTAATGCTGTTTCTCGTGCAATCCGTCGGGCCAGAAGTGGAATGAAAGATCCTAATCGCCCAATTGGTTCATTTATGTTCTTAGGACCTACTGGTGTAGGTAAGACAGAATTAGCTAAGTCGATTGCGGAAGTAATGTTTGGTTCAGAAGACAATTTAATCCGTGTCGATATGTCTGAGTACATGGAACAATACAGTACTTCAAAATTGATCGGTTCTGCTCCAGGTTATGTAGGATTTGATGACGGTGGACAATTGACTGAAAAAGTTCGTAATGAACCATATTCAGTTGTATTGCTTGATGAAGTTGAAAAAGCTCATCCTGATGTCTTCAATATCTTGCTACAAGTATTGGACGACGGTATTTTGACTGATGCCAAGGGTCGTAAAGTTGATTTTAGAAATACAATCATTATTATGACTTCTAACTTGGGTGCTAGATCACTTGAAGAGGATAAGTCAGTCGGTTTTGGCGCAAAAGATGTTCACGATGACTTCAAGGAAATGCAAGAACGAATCAATGCCGAATTGAAACGCTTCTTCCGTCCTGAATTTTTGAATAGAATCGACGAAACAATCGTCTTTAAGTCACTCAACAAGGAACAATTGAAGGATATTGCTAAGATTATGAGTAATAACTTGAGAAAACGACTTGCTGAAAGAGAAATTAAGTTAGTTATCACACCTACGGCTTATAGCGATTTAGTTAAAGATGGCTATAATCCAGAGTATGGTGCTCGTCCGATGAGAAGAACGATTCAACGTGAGATTGAAGATCCTGTTAGTGAACAATTGTTGATGGGACATGTCAAAGCTAAAGACTCAATCAAAGTTGGTTCTAAGAAGGGCAAGCTGACCGTTACAGTTGAAAGCCCTAAAGATAAAAAAGTTTTGACTAATCAAAAATAG